tttatctatatagcatatatatccattcatacactatattacttaacattgttttcaagttaaaacaatttttaaggtgtggcaacttttattttgtcgtggCAGTGTGCCACAAAGTACGCATACGTTATGGCTctttcccccccaaaatatgTTGATTGTGGTTTTGTTTTATAGATGTGTTTGTGGACTGGAAACAAAATGCCAGTGAAGTGATCATCAGGCTGCGTTGTGGCGAAGGTGTGCAGAGGATAGAGGATGTTACTACAACCTTCACCGATACTCACTGCCATGTGCACTTCCCAggtaaagtcatttttaagtCACACGAACAACAAATTGAGTAGGAAAGGAAAGTTAGTCAAAGTAATCTTTATTTTCAGGTGAGCGTCAGTGGTCCTGCTACTTACAGGAGGAAATAGAAGCCTCTTGTAGTAGAGTCCAGTACAAAGAGAAGGGAGGGTTCCTGTTGCTCATTCTTCACAAAAAGATTCCTTTTCACATTTGGCCTTCACTAAAAGTAAGCCAACTAGATATTTGACAAAGATTAACAGCCTCTTATAAGGGAGAAACTcaagatatatttttttcctgttgaCTCTGTTTGTAGTCCAACAAGAAGGAGAAAGAGGTTGCACCCGTTGAGACCAAAAATATCACTGAACCAGAGACGAGTCCTGTTGCTTTGGCGTCATCAGAGCATCTCAAGTCCACCTTGCCATCTCAACCTCAGGCGTCCTTCTCCCCTGCACACAGTGCATCACGCTCCAAAGCTGAACGAGGTGTCAAACGgcaccttaaaaacaaacaggcGTGTGACAAAACCTCTATGGACTTTGCAGTGGCACCGACAACAGGAGAATCTGGGGATGGCACATGTTCTTCACCTAAAAACGCCTCGGTTAAGAAAGGCAGCCAGCAGTCTTTAGAACCCAGTGCTAAGTGCGCCACTGCACATCCTCCTCGGATCAGCAAGGAGGCCAAGTCTACTACTGACAGGGACACACACTCAGTCCAGACCAGAACCTCAAATGCACACTCGCCGGCTGTGGAGCACTCTCAAACAACACGCAGAGATGAAGACAACAGTGAAGATAGATTAAGTAGCGAGGGATGTGCGAGGGAACAGGGATGTGCTGTTGCTGGTGCCAGCCATCCCACCAAGACTCAGGTGAGTCAAGATGCCAGTTGAATCATCACACCTGGAAACTTATGTTCCCGAGCATGCATGTATTATCTactgaaagtgataatacatagGCTAATGTCAGGTGTTTTTCACATGTTTATAAAAGGCTTAGCGcattgaagatggatggatggatattcacaaaaacatcttaccaatatcatagtcatatttactagctattgaaaagttctatctgcagccactgagtactgtatttacaaacagctgaaaaacaaatgctgaagcaaatgttaaaaagtgaaaaaaaaagttgactatgaacaaaataagaaataacatgCATCACGTTACTAGACTTAACacaagggactaaactacattttatgttacaATGTAGCTGCCTTCAAAACATGTAATATATCAATTGACAACTAAATACgttacttggaacattttcaaaatggtttgcatgaagacatgaacttgtaaatgtatgagccCGTAGAAATCatgcatggaagtatgaaggGAAATGCTGTAGAACAgtcttagataatggtggacatgtgaaTTAACAGTCACATCTATCGTTGTTTATTCCACGGAGATGCAACGTATACAACATTAAAGCGCTGTAACACGCTCTCTAAAACTAGCCTGAAAACTACAATTTTCTCCTTGACCGGCCCTGACGGCgtggcactaaagtgtagtgtttgttttttttttttttaaacaaagtcaCAGCATAccattgtgtaaaaaaaaaaaaaaaaaaaaaatgtagtttctTTTCGCGTTTCAGTAGTTGTCTCTTCCTACTGCGGACTGTGTGAGACAGAGCGACAGAGGGAGAGCTCTACTCTGTCTGGGGGGGGGCAGGTACAGGGAGCAGACAAAGGGACACTGGGAGGGAGCGACTGAATCGCtcgagagaaaaaagttacatatCGGCTACATTTTCACCAATATCGATTAATCGGTGGTATGGCCCGCCAATATATTGGTCGAGTTCTAAATTTTAGCAGTAACGATAGCcattgaggcagcagtggtgatcaagatcctgctgtaaatgacgatgatggtggctgggtttgcttgggaaatgaggaagagtatcacaatttgatcagacattttgatgagcctgttAATAAGCtggtatcgtggagacagggatctgacaaattctcTGACTGGTGATATCATAATATGTACATTagatgagtaaatttactcccatcacaaactttgggtaaTACTGATAATTTTTATGATTTACAGCATGCCTTTATCTTTGACCACTTTCAGGGTACAACCTTTTGATAGTAATGTCCAAACTGAAGAACTAAttatagtctgtttttattgaACAACTACTGACAAAAGGGCAATAATTACACTTTTCATTCTAGTCAATCCTGGGAGGTGCCAATAGCTTGAGTTATATTGTGTACTGTAAACTGCAGTTTGATATGCAAGCTGTAGCTAATTATTGCACTCcttgtgtttttctatttaGGTGACAGAGAAACAAGACTCACCAGTCACATGGGGTCAGTCCAGAACTGGGGATGCTGAAAAGCAACCAGGAGCACCTCCTGTAAGCACAAGTGACTCCCTCAAAACTTTGGCCTCAAACAACCCTGCGGACCCTCCAGAAAGTAGCATGGACATAAGTGGCTCCGGGCCACAGACAAAGTCTGTAGAGCAAGAATCAGTGCAGGATACTAAAACCCACCAGCTGAGCGGAGCAGAGTCATGGCCAGCCAAAGAAGAGCCATCCGAAGCGAGTCTGGCCAAGATGCAAGGCAGTTGTGATGGAGAAGAGAAGCGCGACCAGTCCAAAGAGGAGCCACTCATAATAAAGCCACAGGAAGGTTAGTCTTGGCAATGTCTCTCAGTCCTGAAAATGATTTTAATGATATACGTATTAACTTGCCACAGCGCTAGAGCCGTTGGTGAACGTGGAATTTGTGAAGAACGACTCATACGAGAAAGGCACAGACTTGATGGTGGTTAACGTCTACATGAAGGGCATCTGCAGGAGCACAGCTCGTGTCATTTTCAGGGAGCAGGACTTCACTCTCATCTTCCAGACAAGGTACTGGATTGAAACCTTAAAAAAACGCAGCCAGTGACAAAGCTACTCTTGTCTTCCTTTTCTAGTGATGCTAATTTTCTTCGGCTTCACCCAGACTACGGACCAAACACAATCTTCAAGTGGCAAGTGAAACTCAGGTAAATATGTAATTTGTCCAAAACAACTGTAGCCACAAAGCCCCCTGCTGATGAAAGCATATTTTACATGCTGGAGGTAAGAGACTGCTTGACGCTTCTGTCTTTCAATCTGACCTGTCCTTGTGTGTCTGTCTTGTGCTTGCTGCAGGAACCTGATACAGCCTGAGCTGTGCAGCTACTCCTTCACGAGTGGACGTGACCCTGAAGAAGAGACACAGCCAACGCTGGGAAGGTCTAGAGGCCCCTGCCACACAAGGTCTGCTGCCAGGCTTCTACTTGTGGAAATGTAGCTTTTTTGATGAGATGTTGACTGTCTTAGATAAGAAAAGTAATATGAGCAGTAAACTCACATTGTGGCTTTATGTGgctgcatggaaaaaaaaaaaaccttgattcACTATCCTCTCCTCCTCTCACCACAAGGTCCATTCTCCTCTGTTTAAGGTGCAGTGGGTGGCGCCAAGGTGGCTGTGCCCTCGAGCCCCGCCTGTATGGAAAAGAGCCAACCAGGCAGCAGCCAGCACAGCCTACCAGCCAAGGAGGAGCCTCCCAGGGTTGGTGAGGAGAAACCGAAGGCCCCCAAAGCGCCACCCAGAGTAGAGGACAGCGGTCTGGAAACTGTGGCACCTCGTACCGTCTCGGACCATGTCACCATCACCAAGCCAGAGCCCACTGTAACGGCGGTAAGTTGGCAAACGTACAAACTGATGCTGTGGgtgaattgttttttaattgtgtcGTTTATTTATGGAAATCAGCCTAAGCCGACTTGCATGGTGCAGCCTATGACCCATGCACCTCCAGCTAGCAATGAGCAccatgaagaagaagaggagaagaagGTGTGCTTGCCCGGTTTCACAGGATTGGTCAACCTCGGGAATACTTGCTTCATGAACAGCGTCATCCAATCCCTGTCCAACACCAGAGAGCTCAGGGATTACTTTCATGGTACTTTGATGACACTCTTTAACTGAAGACACACAGAGGAGACCTTCTTTTTGTCACTTCATACTCAATATTTACTGTAATCTCACCACAATGTTTTGTCCAAAAAGAAAGTATTTTATTCCCTTTGGTTTCATATAGATCGAGGATTTGAAGCAGAAATTAACTGCAGTAATCCGCTAGGAACAGGAGGCAGGCTAGCCATTGGCTTTGCTGTGTTGCTTCGGGCACTGTGGAAAGGCACGCACCATGCCTTCCAACCCTCAAAGTTGAAGGTACCATATCATCTATAGTAAATTCACAAGTGCATAATCTTGCATGAGCTTGCCAAATCAACATCATCATTGTCATCCTCTGCTTTGGCCATGCTCTACGTAGGCAATTGTGGCCAGTAAAGCCAGTCAGTTCACTGGCTATGCCCAGCATGATGCCCAGGAGTTCATGGCCTTTTTGCTTGACGGCCTCCATGAGGACTTGAACCGCATTCAGAATAAACCATACACGGAGACGGTGGACTCTGACGGTCGCTTGGATGAGGTAATGCATCAGGAAGTCGTCCTTTTTTGCTCAAACTCGGCATACCATTGCTGTTGCGTTCCTTGCAGGTAGTGGCAGAGGAGGCGTGGCAGAGGCACAAGATGAGAAATGACTCATTCATCGTGGATCTCTTCCAAGGCCagttcaaatccaagcttgtTTGCCCCACATGTTCCAAGGTAATGCCATGGTACTTTTTACATTATACTTTGAAGGAAGCAATCACTCTTCAGTAATCATGTCTTCTCTTCTCATTCTTTAGGTGTCTATAACCTTTGACCCCTTCCTCTACCTGCCAGTCCCTTTGCCACAGAAACAAAAGGTGCTGTCTGTTTTTTACTTTGCCAAGGAGCCGCATAAAAAACCCATAAAGGTGAGAATAGAAAATAACTATGCCAAACGATCCCAGCAAAGGACatttcttgaatacattttGCATGACTGTGTCAGTTTTTGGTGAGTGTGAGCAAGGAGAACTCCAGCACTGCAGAAGTCCTTGAATCCATCTCCAGGAGTGTTAGAGTCAAGCCTGAGAACCTCCGACTGGCAGAGGTTAGGTCTCTTACATTAGGGGtacattaggggtgtccaaagtcctgGGGCAATTGTCGCAGCTCGCTGTTAATTGGGCCTTGGCatactgtaaaatgtaaattaattcattattattaattcattttatatatatatatatatatatatatatatatatatatatatatatatatatatatatatatatatatatacacacacacacacacacacacacacacacacacacacacacacacacacacacacacacacacacacattctggcCAACACGTCCTGTGCATGCATTTTCTTAAGTGAAacctttttattaagggagaaaaaaacaaacctacatgaacctgtgtgaaaaggttatgaaatcatttctaaagctttgggacttcagcgaaccacagtgagagccattatccaaagaactgcaagcctcacttgcctcagttaaggtcagtgttcatgactccaccataacaaagaCACTGGGCATAAACGGTCTGCatgacagagttccaagacgaaaaccactgctgaacaaaaagaacattaaatctcgtctcagttttgcaagaaaacatcttgatggatccccaagacttttgggaaaatactcccTGGTCTGACGAAACCAAAGTTTAACTTCTTGGAAGGCGTGTGtttcattacatctggcataaaagtaacaccgcatttcagaaaaagaacatcataccaacagtaaaatatggtggtggtagtgtgatggtctgtggctgtttgctgcttcaggacttggaggacttgctgtgataaacggaaccacgaattctgctgtctaccccaaaatcctgaaggataatgtccagccatctgtttgtgaacTCAAACTTACAgaaaacttgggttctgcagcaggacaatgatccaaaacataccagcaagtccaactctgaatggctgaaaaaaaacaaaagactttggagtggctgaGTCAAGTCCTCACCTGAATCCTTTtgcgatgctgtggcatgaccatGAAAGccagttcatgctggaaaaccctccagtgtggctgaattacaacaattctgcaaagatgagtgagccgCAATTCCTCTGCatcgctgtaagagactcattgcaagttattgcaaacgcttgattgcagttgttgctactaACGGTGGCCCAACcaattaggtttagggggcacacagggccatgtttgcattttttcctcccttaataataaaaagtttcatttagaaacacaaatcaatttttttctgtatgatGCTTGGACACCCCATTTTTCATATTCCAACTTTGGTACTGTGTAATAGGTTTGTTGCAGGATTGGACTAAGCTTGTTTCCTTGGACTTAGGTGGCAAAGAACAGCTTCCAGCGCATGTTTCTACCCTCCCATTCACTCGACACTGTGTCGTCCTCGGACATGTTGTTCTGCTTTGAGGTGCTTTCCAAAGATATGGCCAAGGAGAGAGTTTTTTTGCTTCGAGTGCAGCAggtaacaaaacacattttgattGAAAGATTATTTTCTGTTTCAAAAGGTAAAAGGATCATTTTTTGCCCCACCCCCACACAGAGACTGCAAGTCCCTAATATCCCCATCTCAAAGTGTGCCTCCTGCCTTAAACCCCCAGTGTCTGAGGAAGACAAGCTGAAGCGATGTACTCGCTGCTATCGCGCAGGCTACTGCAATCAGTGAGTTGTATGCCACATCATGCCATAAATGTCCCATGAGAATTAAATTTTCTAATCCCATTGTCCTATTCTTTATCATCCCAGACAGTGTCAGAGGACCCATTGGCCCAATCACAAAGGTGTGTGTCGACCCAACACTGAAAATGTGGGTCTGCCTTTCCTGGTTAGTGTACCAGAGTCCCGACTATCCTACAGCCGCCTCACTCAACTCCTGCATGGTTACTCCAGGTACTGCAATTTACCAAGTTGACTGTGTAATAGAGCACTCTCAATAATGCTTTCATTCCCTTGTGTATTGGAAATGAATTTGCAagagaaaatgtaaatgtaaaaaaacagatgtCTGGTGGGATGCGTTATAGTCATCTCCAATTGTGCATTACGCTTTGCTTATTATAT
Above is a genomic segment from Dunckerocampus dactyliophorus isolate RoL2022-P2 chromosome 1, RoL_Ddac_1.1, whole genome shotgun sequence containing:
- the LOC129181963 gene encoding LOW QUALITY PROTEIN: ubiquitin carboxyl-terminal hydrolase 19-like (The sequence of the model RefSeq protein was modified relative to this genomic sequence to represent the inferred CDS: inserted 2 bases in 1 codon); translated protein: MSSSGGGSGTVGRRGGSQYQHRGVGGHGAELSSSSTSKKKQKDRANQESREAKRAAAAAVGVDGVLAEVKKDVFVDWKQNASEVIIRLRCGEGVQRIEDVTTTFTDTHCHVHFPGERQWSCYLQEEIEASCSRVQYKEKGGFLLLILHKKIPFHIWPSLKSNKKEKEVAPVETKNITEPETSPVALASSEHLKSTLPSQPQASFSPAHSASRSKAERGVKRHLKNKQACDKTSMDFAVAPTTGESGDGTCSSPKNASVKKGSQQSLEPSAKCATAHPPRISKEAKSTTDRDTHSVQTRTSNAHSPAVEHSQTTRRDEDNSEDRLSSEGCAREQGCAVAGASHPTKTQVTEKQDSPVTWGQSRTGDAEKQPGAPPVSTSDSLKTLASNNPADPPESSMDISGSGPQTKSVEQESVQDTKTHQLSGAESWPAKEEPSEASLAKMQGSCDGEEKRDQSKEEPLIIKPQEALEPLVNVEFVKNDSYEKGTDLMVVNVYMKGICRSTARVIFREQDFTLIFQTSDANFLRLHPDYGPNTIFKWQVKLRNLIQPELCSYSFXRVDVTLKKRHSQRWEGLEAPATQGAVGGAKVAVPSSPACMEKSQPGSSQHSLPAKEEPPRVGEEKPKAPKAPPRVEDSGLETVAPRTVSDHVTITKPEPTVTAPKPTCMVQPMTHAPPASNEHHEEEEEKKVCLPGFTGLVNLGNTCFMNSVIQSLSNTRELRDYFHDRGFEAEINCSNPLGTGGRLAIGFAVLLRALWKGTHHAFQPSKLKAIVASKASQFTGYAQHDAQEFMAFLLDGLHEDLNRIQNKPYTETVDSDGRLDEVVAEEAWQRHKMRNDSFIVDLFQGQFKSKLVCPTCSKVSITFDPFLYLPVPLPQKQKVLSVFYFAKEPHKKPIKFLVSVSKENSSTAEVLESISRSVRVKPENLRLAEVAKNSFQRMFLPSHSLDTVSSSDMLFCFEVLSKDMAKERVFLLRVQQRLQVPNIPISKCASCLKPPVSEEDKLKRCTRCYRAGYCNQQCQRTHWPNHKGVCRPNTENVGLPFLVSVPESRLSYSRLTQLLHGYSRFSVNVFQPPFQSGRTSPEPSPILLMPPAGSLCSGDEATGSSSNVTVEASDCGPNCGTPLLDSPTEHIRTSPLTYGDTASLASSKTSLSTTQTSDSGFSESISSTSCCSLDTHVEKETSCEKAVRPEAAVTGYQQPNETSSGHAGQFYIAVLDSNNKEQRLDEKEDMQVDLPEDATLDLVWKNNERLKEYVLVSSKDLEYEEDPGSLSETARAGHFTLEQCLNLFTKPEVLAPEEAWYCPKCQQHREASKQLLLWRLPNILIIQLKRFSFRNFIWRDKINDMVDFPVRNLDLSKFCIGQKDEVQQPPIYDLYAVINHYGGMIGGHYTAYARLPSDKNSQRSDVGWRLFDDSTVTMVEESQVVTRYAYVLFYRRRNSPVERPPRFLRPVGAESPTSMGATASQASLIWRELEEEEEEGLDEGPHGVFRSGLRRRQQQQQMHRTRDEENEDGGTAGWRSHRSPDDDRVRYFVLGTLAAVFALLVNLLYPLLYKAKWA